The genome window GGCAGGAGCAGGTACGGCAGCGGCGGGCGTCACTGTAGCAGGTGCAGCGGCAGGAGCGGCGACTGGCGCAGCTACCGTTTCCGCTCGTTGCGCAGAAATCTCTTCAAACAATGCATCAAAATCATCTAAATCGCCGCTCATGTAATACCTTTCCCTGTCGGTTATCCATTTATATCAATGCCGGTCGTGAGGCGCTCGGTAATTGGCGCGAAAAACCCGGCAGACTATGGATTTTGGTACGCGCAATTTGCGCGTTGATCCTAGGCAATAATACCCAGATTTGAGAGGGGCGCATAGTAAATCGCTCGAAGTTGGCGGCTGTTGGCAACACTTGCAAAATATTGTTAAACGGACCGGATTTACATTGTAATTCTGTAACTCGCTTGTCATTGCCGTCTGCCATGCTGGCCTATCCAGGTAGTGCAAGGTCGAAAATGGAAGGGGTGCCCCTGGCCGGATCTCGTTTGACGGAGCGCTGGCTCGCGCCTACACTGCAAGCACTTTTCGATGCCCATCCCGTTTGGGCATGGCCGGCAAGCCTTTCGTACACTGCGACTCTGCAGGATCTTATTGACGTATTGGCATTTATTCCACGGTGGTGCGCGATTCACATATCCGCGCTCCGCCGCTTTGCATAACAAACATGATTACCATTGTCTCAACCGAAAACGACGCTTTATCCGCTCAATTGGCGGCCGCGATCAATAATAAAACCAAGCCGCTGGGTAGCCTCGGCATGCTGGAAACCCTGGCGCGCCAGATCGGCCTGATCCAGCAAACGACGCAAGCGCAGATCATCGATCCTGCGCTGATCGTCTTTGCTGCCGACCATGGCATCGTGGCGGAGAATGTTTCAGCCTATCCGCAGAGTGTGACCTGGCAGATGGTGGAAAACTTCCTGGCCGGTGGTGCCGCGATCAATGTCTTTGCGCGCCAGAATCACTGCGCCTTGCATATCGTGGATGCCGGCGTGAACCATGATTTCGGCCGGCGCGAGGGCCTGCTGGACCGCAAGGTCGCCTACGGTACGCGCAACTTCGCGCAGGAAACGGCAATGAGTGCCGAACAATGTGCGCAAGCAGTGCAAGCCGGGATGGACCTGGCCGCCGGGATCAAGGGCAATGTACTGGGCTTTGGTGAAATGGGCATAGGCAACACTACTGCCGCGGCAGCCATCATGCAGGCGATGACCAAATTACCGGCGGCCGAATGCGTCGGTGCCGGTACCGGCCTCGCGCATGAAGGGATTTTGCATAAGCAAAAGGTGGTACAGGATGCGGTTGCATATCACGCGGCCATCGTCGCGAAGAATGCGCCACTGGATATCCTCGCTACCTTTGGCGGTTTTGAAATCGCGATGATAGTCGGTGCGATGTTAAAAGCGGCAGAGCGTCGCATGGTCTTGCTGATAGATGGCTTCATTATTACCAGCGCCTTGATGATTGCGGCGCGCCTGCAACCATCCATCCTTGATTACTGCGTCTTTGCACATTGTTCGGACGAACACGGGCACCGGCAAATGATCAGCCACCTCGGTGGGCGCCCGGTGCTGCAAATGGGTTTGCGCCTGGGCGAGGGTACCGGCAGCGTGCTGGCTTTGCCTTTATTGCATGCAGCCGTCAACTTCCTGCGCGAGATGGCCACCTTTGAATCGGCAGACGTCAGTCAACAAAACGCATAAACATATAAACCTGCACATCATGGAATCGGAAATCGTCCCTCACAGCAGTTTCGCCGCACGTTGCCTGCATCAGCTACGCCTGTTCTTTATCGCCCTGCAATTTTTCACGCGCATTCCGGTGCCGCGCTGGGTTGGTTTTGATGTGCAATGGCTGCAGCATGCGTCGCGTTACTTTCCGGCAGTCGGCATCGTCGTTGCCCTGGCGAGCATCGTGGTTTATATCATCGCGTCCTTGTTGTGGACGCAATCGATTGCAGTGCTCCTGTCGACGATAGCCGGAATTTACCTGACTGGTGCTTTCCATGAAGATGGTTTTGCCGATACCTGTGACGGCCTTGGTGGTGGCGGCACGCCGGAACGGGTGCTGGAAATCATGAAGGATTCGCGCATCGGTGCTTATGGTGCGATCGGGATTGGCTTGATGCTGGCTTTGAAGTGGATGGCACTTTCCAGTTTGCCATCGCCGGCCGTGGTTTCCGCCTTGTTGATTGCCCATCCCTTGTCCCGCCTGGCCGCGATCAGCCTGGTGTGGCGCATGGAATATGCAAAAGCCAACGGTAAAGCGAAACCAATTGCGCAACAGATGTCTAACAGGGAATTCGGCATTGCCGCCGGCACCACCTTTTTGCCGATAGCATTGCTGTGCCTCACTGGTTTACTCCCTGTATCTGGCGTTGCGTGCGGGATATTCTTTGCCGCGCTTGCCGCTTTTTGGCTGGCGCGCCTGTTCCAGCGCCGCATTGCAGGGTATACCGGTGACACCCTTGGTGCTGTCCAGCAAGTTGCCGAAGTTGCATTTTATCTTGGAGTCCTGACCGTCATCAGCCATTGAGGAGTGCCATGCATCTCTATCTCGTCCGCCATCCACGCCCCATTGTTGCTGCCAACACCTGTTATGGCCGCACTGATCTGGCTGTTGCCGCGGAAGAGTTGGCATCGGCACATGCATCCTTGTTACCGGTATTGCCAAGGAATGCAATGGTGTTTTCCAGCCCCTTGCGGCGCTGCATGGATTTATCGGAAAGCCTGGCGCAAACCTTGGGCTGTGCCAAGCCTACTTACGATGAGCGCTTGGCGGAAATGCATTTCGGTGATTGGGAAATGCGTACCTGGGACGACATTCCGCGTACCGCTATCGATGCATGGAGCCAGGATATGGT of Janthinobacterium sp. Marseille contains these proteins:
- a CDS encoding adenosylcobinamide-GDP ribazoletransferase; the encoded protein is MESEIVPHSSFAARCLHQLRLFFIALQFFTRIPVPRWVGFDVQWLQHASRYFPAVGIVVALASIVVYIIASLLWTQSIAVLLSTIAGIYLTGAFHEDGFADTCDGLGGGGTPERVLEIMKDSRIGAYGAIGIGLMLALKWMALSSLPSPAVVSALLIAHPLSRLAAISLVWRMEYAKANGKAKPIAQQMSNREFGIAAGTTFLPIALLCLTGLLPVSGVACGIFFAALAAFWLARLFQRRIAGYTGDTLGAVQQVAEVAFYLGVLTVISH
- the cobT gene encoding nicotinate-nucleotide--dimethylbenzimidazole phosphoribosyltransferase; translation: MITIVSTENDALSAQLAAAINNKTKPLGSLGMLETLARQIGLIQQTTQAQIIDPALIVFAADHGIVAENVSAYPQSVTWQMVENFLAGGAAINVFARQNHCALHIVDAGVNHDFGRREGLLDRKVAYGTRNFAQETAMSAEQCAQAVQAGMDLAAGIKGNVLGFGEMGIGNTTAAAAIMQAMTKLPAAECVGAGTGLAHEGILHKQKVVQDAVAYHAAIVAKNAPLDILATFGGFEIAMIVGAMLKAAERRMVLLIDGFIITSALMIAARLQPSILDYCVFAHCSDEHGHRQMISHLGGRPVLQMGLRLGEGTGSVLALPLLHAAVNFLREMATFESADVSQQNA
- a CDS encoding histidine phosphatase family protein is translated as MHLYLVRHPRPIVAANTCYGRTDLAVAAEELASAHASLLPVLPRNAMVFSSPLRRCMDLSESLAQTLGCAKPTYDERLAEMHFGDWEMRTWDDIPRTAIDAWSQDMVEYQPGGGESVMQVAHRVRAFRDELTELQIEHAIVICHAGIIRLLAACEHGLSVPEMALYAAQKPHKIRYGELLVVDC